In Streptomyces violaceusniger Tu 4113, one DNA window encodes the following:
- a CDS encoding SAV2148 family HEPN domain-containing protein yields MSSGGLELPPGDGGPGGDGSTDTPPGAVSLVRPMEIGAELDWGADAWSEVRTRARRAGRAYIWLNLVEQRLRAVVNAVLRPIYAPVHGEDWVIAAAGPAGQEWVQRAVAVREVSRRKGYLLDPADDNVVSFLTLPQLRELLVQHWPCFEPYLDDRREVELALDELEVARNVVSRNRALSVTVLAQAERASARLLEILGSGTGSPSADRLPIDAVEDLVGDRYADVVGVHPDRVRLQRQLPAEDLFGNARRLDAVGIGLNLLVQNYSGRRLVRLAESGCRARLLFLNPASSAVRRRERELGLKKGEMSRSVEMNILHMRRVRARLRDPDAFEIHVFDETPRFTAYLVNGDGADGLAVVQPYLRKARGMEAPVLVLRGGGRGSDVVREGAGQEGEGGLFGTYREEFESVWADSRPVS; encoded by the coding sequence GTGAGCTCGGGCGGGCTGGAGCTGCCCCCCGGTGACGGAGGTCCCGGGGGTGACGGCTCCACCGACACACCTCCCGGCGCAGTGTCCCTGGTGCGGCCGATGGAGATCGGAGCGGAACTGGACTGGGGCGCCGACGCCTGGAGCGAGGTGCGCACACGCGCACGCCGGGCCGGGCGGGCCTATATCTGGCTCAACCTCGTGGAACAGCGGCTGCGCGCGGTCGTCAACGCCGTACTGCGGCCCATCTACGCACCGGTCCACGGCGAGGACTGGGTCATCGCCGCCGCCGGCCCCGCCGGGCAGGAGTGGGTGCAGCGGGCGGTCGCGGTCCGGGAGGTGAGCCGGCGCAAGGGCTATCTGCTCGACCCCGCCGACGACAATGTCGTCAGCTTTCTGACCCTGCCGCAGTTGCGGGAGCTCCTCGTCCAGCACTGGCCGTGCTTCGAGCCGTACCTCGACGACCGCCGCGAGGTGGAGCTGGCCCTGGACGAGCTGGAGGTCGCCCGCAATGTGGTCTCCCGCAACCGCGCCCTGTCCGTGACGGTCCTCGCCCAGGCCGAACGCGCCTCCGCCCGGCTGCTGGAGATCCTCGGCAGCGGCACCGGCTCCCCCTCCGCCGACCGGCTGCCCATCGACGCCGTCGAGGACCTCGTCGGCGACCGCTACGCCGATGTCGTGGGCGTCCACCCCGACCGGGTGCGGCTGCAGCGCCAGCTCCCCGCCGAGGACCTCTTCGGCAACGCCCGCCGCCTCGACGCCGTCGGCATCGGACTCAACCTCCTGGTCCAGAACTACTCGGGCCGCCGGCTGGTCCGGCTGGCCGAATCCGGCTGCCGGGCCCGGCTGCTCTTCCTCAACCCGGCGAGCAGCGCGGTACGGCGCCGGGAGCGCGAACTGGGCCTCAAGAAGGGCGAGATGAGCCGCTCGGTGGAGATGAACATCCTCCATATGCGGCGGGTGCGCGCCCGGCTGCGGGACCCGGACGCGTTCGAGATCCATGTCTTCGACGAGACCCCCCGCTTCACCGCCTACCTGGTCAACGGCGACGGCGCGGACGGCCTCGCGGTCGTCCAGCCGTATCTGCGCAAGGCCCGGGGCATGGAGGCCCCGGTCCTGGTGCTGCGCGGCGGCGGGCGGGGCAGCGACGTCGTCCGCGAGGGCGCGGGCCAAGAGGGCGAGGGCGGGCTCTTCGGCACCTACCGCGAGGAGTTCGAAAGCGTCTGGGCGGACTCCCGGCCGGTGTCCTGA
- a CDS encoding copper amine oxidase, which translates to MPESRLRRARARVAAAIGASALLGTVAVAAGPVGTAQAAPQSPAAADCSTPYRIEQKLDGGTTWRMCWHYESKAGLVLDKVSYQPKGESAPIKVLTSAKLGQIHVPYDDGSNEYDDLTGQGFAQGLQQLDPAECPGGTIKTVRVPDAWDPEHPNVKGLCATTRARGHAYRMGTGGFGGGEGNKVYQLQGKDLLVYTVNQVGWYEYITEWRFAGDGTMTMQVGATGTMSPMDYDAGDGRGWPIGKGAKDYATSHAHNVFWRLNFGLDGSSKSKVEQYDSKTTATSGRIPKTKTTRTKVTKELAGDAAPARWWRVVSSAGKNKDGHPRSYEIVPGHTTKYQGRSFTKHDVYFTEYNKCEQFASNNLRNCGAGAGKSVDKWVNGQTLKHPIVWVNIGFHHIARDEDQEPMPLHWQGFQLSPRDVTAMNPLTPPALSGHNGHTEEER; encoded by the coding sequence ATGCCTGAAAGCAGGCTCCGCCGCGCCCGTGCCCGGGTCGCGGCGGCCATCGGCGCCTCGGCGCTGCTCGGCACCGTGGCGGTCGCCGCCGGGCCGGTCGGCACCGCCCAGGCGGCCCCGCAGAGTCCGGCCGCGGCGGATTGCAGCACCCCGTACAGAATCGAGCAGAAGCTGGACGGCGGCACCACCTGGCGGATGTGCTGGCACTACGAGAGCAAGGCCGGGCTGGTGCTCGACAAGGTCTCGTACCAGCCCAAGGGCGAAAGCGCCCCGATCAAGGTGCTGACCTCGGCCAAGCTGGGCCAGATCCATGTGCCGTACGACGACGGCAGCAATGAGTACGACGACCTCACCGGGCAGGGCTTCGCGCAGGGGCTGCAGCAGCTCGACCCGGCCGAATGCCCCGGCGGCACCATCAAGACCGTGCGGGTGCCCGACGCCTGGGACCCCGAGCACCCGAATGTGAAGGGCCTGTGCGCCACCACCCGGGCCCGCGGCCACGCCTACCGCATGGGCACGGGGGGCTTCGGAGGCGGCGAGGGCAACAAGGTCTACCAGCTCCAGGGCAAGGACCTGCTGGTGTACACCGTCAACCAGGTGGGCTGGTACGAGTACATCACCGAGTGGCGGTTCGCCGGTGACGGCACCATGACCATGCAGGTCGGCGCCACCGGCACGATGTCCCCGATGGACTACGACGCGGGCGACGGCCGCGGCTGGCCCATCGGCAAGGGCGCCAAGGACTACGCCACCAGCCACGCCCACAACGTCTTCTGGCGGCTGAACTTCGGGCTCGACGGCTCGTCCAAGAGCAAGGTCGAGCAGTACGACTCGAAGACCACCGCGACCTCGGGGCGGATCCCGAAGACCAAGACCACCCGCACCAAGGTCACCAAGGAGCTGGCGGGCGACGCGGCGCCGGCGCGGTGGTGGCGCGTGGTCAGCTCGGCGGGCAAGAACAAGGACGGCCATCCGCGCAGCTACGAGATCGTCCCCGGGCACACCACCAAGTACCAGGGCCGTAGTTTCACTAAACACGACGTCTACTTCACCGAGTACAACAAGTGTGAGCAGTTCGCCAGCAACAACCTGCGCAACTGCGGCGCCGGGGCGGGCAAGAGCGTCGACAAGTGGGTCAATGGCCAGACCCTCAAACACCCGATCGTATGGGTCAACATCGGGTTCCATCACATCGCCCGGGATGAGGACCAGGAACCCATGCCGCTGCACTGGCAGGGCTTCCAGCTCTCCCCGCGCGACGTCACCGCTATGAATCCCCTCACGCCTCCTGCACTGTCCGGACACAACGGCCATACAGAAGAGGAACGTTGA
- a CDS encoding FadR/GntR family transcriptional regulator: MAETARLRHGPVVPRVESALRAMLAEGRWRSGERLPNEVALAAELGVGRSSVREAVRLLAHDGLVEVRHGSGTYAAEPPAPAPAADGDMRRLLRRARLREVYEVRRALEVEAARLAAGRLRPEDIGRLRDQLALREERTGGDPAAFVDADLAFHRAVVELSGNPVLLGLFTSVLPVLRTALVEMVSYETALPDVSCAHAELLDGLARGDADAAIAATVSHLEAVMELFDSEKEVAAP; encoded by the coding sequence GTGGCGGAGACGGCACGGTTGCGGCACGGGCCCGTGGTGCCGCGGGTCGAGAGCGCCCTGCGCGCGATGCTCGCGGAGGGCCGCTGGCGGTCCGGTGAGCGGCTGCCCAACGAGGTGGCGCTCGCCGCCGAACTGGGCGTGGGCCGCTCCTCGGTGCGGGAGGCCGTACGGCTGCTGGCCCATGACGGGCTGGTGGAGGTGCGCCATGGCTCGGGCACCTACGCCGCCGAGCCCCCGGCCCCGGCCCCCGCCGCGGACGGCGACATGCGGCGGCTCCTGCGCCGGGCCCGGCTGCGGGAGGTGTACGAGGTGCGCCGCGCCCTCGAAGTCGAGGCCGCCCGGCTGGCCGCCGGGCGCCTGCGCCCCGAGGACATCGGACGGCTGCGGGACCAGCTCGCGCTGCGCGAGGAGCGGACCGGAGGCGATCCGGCCGCCTTCGTGGACGCCGATCTGGCCTTCCACCGGGCCGTGGTGGAGCTGTCCGGGAACCCCGTGCTGCTCGGCCTCTTCACCTCCGTCCTGCCGGTGCTGCGCACGGCGCTGGTGGAGATGGTCAGCTACGAGACGGCACTGCCCGATGTGTCGTGCGCCCACGCCGAGCTGCTGGACGGGCTGGCGCGCGGGGACGCCGACGCCGCGATCGCGGCCACGGTCTCCCATCTCGAGGCCGTCATGGAACTCTTCGACAGCGAAAAGGAGGTGGCGGCCCCGTGA
- a CDS encoding TIGR03086 family metal-binding protein has protein sequence MTDDQTTMIDFAPTVNRVTALFSGVSDEQLTAPTPCGSYSVGDLLDHFLGFAIGMRHAAEKTTAPAGPDDPAPGEGAAERLDPEWRQELPRRLDALTAAWREPSAWQGTTEAGGVTMPAQMMGVVALDELLIHGWDLARATGQPYDCDPRSAEAIIGWLSAFPDEQRPDGAFGPMVSVPDDAPPLDRAVALSGRDPKWQA, from the coding sequence GTGACCGACGACCAGACCACCATGATCGACTTCGCACCCACCGTCAACCGGGTGACGGCGCTGTTCAGCGGCGTCTCGGACGAGCAGCTCACCGCGCCCACACCGTGTGGCAGCTACTCCGTGGGAGATCTGCTCGACCACTTCTTGGGATTCGCCATCGGCATGCGCCACGCCGCCGAGAAGACCACGGCCCCGGCGGGCCCGGACGACCCCGCCCCAGGGGAGGGGGCGGCGGAGCGCCTTGACCCCGAGTGGCGGCAGGAGCTGCCGCGCCGGCTCGACGCGCTGACCGCGGCCTGGCGCGAGCCGTCCGCCTGGCAGGGCACCACGGAGGCCGGGGGCGTCACCATGCCCGCCCAGATGATGGGCGTCGTGGCGCTGGACGAGCTGCTGATCCACGGCTGGGATCTCGCCCGCGCCACCGGCCAGCCCTACGACTGCGATCCCCGCAGCGCCGAGGCCATCATCGGATGGCTGTCGGCGTTCCCGGACGAGCAGCGCCCGGACGGCGCGTTCGGCCCCATGGTCTCCGTCCCGGACGACGCCCCGCCACTGGACCGCGCGGTCGCCCTCAGCGGCCGCGACCCCAAGTGGCAAGCCTGA
- a CDS encoding phosphotransferase enzyme family protein has product MTEERARAVLSAALPPYRAGTAEARLLALGENAVFALDSLSLVVRISRDLEVWDRAARELRIADWLAREGLPAVRPDRRFGSEQPLPFANHLVTYWQRLPDPVRPAGPRDLAELLRMVHALPDPPADPAPLPLPRRDLLGGIERWLRLAGDAIDPADAAYLRARRDDFATAVEELTPRLTPGPIHGDALPRNVHIGPDGPVLVDLETFSHDLREHDLVVMALSRDRYGLGAEAYDAFVAEYGWDVREWPGCAVLRGARETASCAWVAQHAPGNPAARAEFTRRIASLREDDPTVRWHTF; this is encoded by the coding sequence CTGACGGAGGAACGGGCGCGGGCGGTGCTCTCGGCCGCGCTGCCGCCCTACCGGGCCGGTACGGCGGAGGCCCGGCTGCTGGCCCTCGGTGAGAACGCCGTCTTCGCCCTCGACAGCCTCTCCCTGGTGGTCCGGATCAGCCGCGATCTGGAGGTGTGGGACCGGGCCGCCCGGGAGCTGAGGATCGCCGACTGGCTCGCCCGGGAAGGGCTCCCCGCGGTCCGTCCCGACCGGCGCTTCGGCTCCGAGCAGCCGCTTCCGTTCGCCAACCATCTCGTCACGTACTGGCAGCGGCTTCCCGACCCCGTACGCCCCGCCGGGCCGCGCGACCTCGCGGAGCTGCTGCGGATGGTGCACGCGCTGCCCGACCCGCCCGCCGATCCGGCACCGCTCCCGCTGCCGCGCCGCGATCTGCTGGGCGGGATCGAGCGCTGGCTGCGGCTGGCCGGGGACGCGATCGATCCGGCGGACGCGGCCTATCTGCGCGCCCGCCGGGACGACTTCGCGACCGCCGTCGAGGAACTGACCCCGCGGCTCACCCCCGGCCCGATCCACGGCGACGCGCTGCCGCGCAATGTGCACATCGGCCCGGACGGCCCCGTGCTGGTGGACCTGGAGACCTTCTCGCACGATCTGCGCGAGCACGATCTGGTGGTGATGGCGCTGTCCCGGGACCGCTATGGGCTCGGGGCGGAGGCATACGACGCGTTCGTGGCGGAGTACGGCTGGGACGTCCGGGAGTGGCCCGGCTGCGCGGTGCTGCGCGGCGCGCGGGAGACGGCGAGCTGCGCCTGGGTCGCCCAGCACGCCCCGGGCAACCCGGCGGCCCGCGCCGAATTCACCCGCCGCATCGCCTCCCTACGGGAGGACGACCCGACGGTGCGCTGGCACACGTTCTGA
- a CDS encoding 3'-5' exonuclease, whose translation MGWHRGLLIGFDLETTGTDPRTSRIVTAAVVEVRDGEPIGRREWLADPQVPIPDGAVAVHGITNERAAAEGRSAREVVEEVAEVLVAHWRAGAPVVAYNAAFDLSLLAAELGRHGLRPLSERLEGAETGPVVDPYTIDRAVDRYRKGKRTLEAVCGEYGVVHDRAHDAGADALAAVRVACALAERHREVAGLELWDLHRKQVGWYAGWAADFQSWLRRKGTPDAVVDGGWPLREAGAVMG comes from the coding sequence ATGGGCTGGCATCGGGGGCTGCTGATCGGATTCGATCTGGAGACGACGGGCACCGATCCGCGGACGTCACGGATCGTGACGGCAGCCGTGGTCGAGGTGAGGGACGGGGAGCCGATAGGGCGGCGCGAGTGGCTGGCCGATCCCCAAGTGCCCATCCCCGACGGCGCCGTGGCGGTCCACGGCATCACCAATGAGCGGGCGGCGGCGGAGGGCCGGTCCGCGCGTGAGGTGGTCGAGGAGGTCGCCGAGGTGCTGGTGGCCCACTGGCGCGCCGGCGCCCCGGTGGTGGCGTACAACGCGGCGTTCGATCTCAGCCTGCTCGCCGCCGAGTTGGGGCGGCACGGGCTGCGCCCGCTGAGCGAGCGGTTGGAGGGCGCGGAGACCGGCCCCGTGGTGGATCCGTACACGATAGATCGCGCGGTCGACCGCTATCGCAAGGGCAAGCGCACGCTGGAGGCGGTCTGCGGGGAGTACGGGGTGGTGCACGACCGAGCCCATGACGCCGGTGCGGACGCGCTGGCGGCGGTGCGGGTCGCCTGCGCGCTCGCCGAGCGCCACCGCGAGGTGGCCGGGCTCGAGCTGTGGGACCTCCACCGCAAGCAGGTGGGGTGGTACGCGGGCTGGGCGGCCGACTTCCAGTCCTGGCTGCGCCGCAAGGGCACCCCGGACGCGGTCGTGGACGGCGGCTGGCCCCTGCGGGAGGCCGGCGCGGTGATGGGGTAG
- a CDS encoding ABC transporter ATP-binding protein encodes MTAPAVPVLRLSDVDVVRDGTPLLRSISLTVHQGEHWALLGSNGAGMSTLLSLAGALVHPTHGTVEVLGRTLGRVDLRELRSFVGHVDPRHPLRSPLRVRDVVLTGLTNTVEPVPRRHTTPEQRERADRLLTTLGMGGKLDARWPTLSQGQRGRVLIARALMPLPRLLLLDEPATGLDLAAREQLLESLDTLRREHPGLATVLVTHHLEELPASTTHAMLLREGECLSAGEVDAVLTTDAISKCFDHPVHISRTDGRWAARALRPPYQSTTDRPVR; translated from the coding sequence GTGACCGCCCCGGCCGTCCCCGTACTCAGGCTCAGCGATGTGGATGTGGTGCGCGACGGCACCCCGCTGCTGCGCTCGATCTCGCTCACCGTCCACCAGGGCGAGCACTGGGCGCTGCTCGGCTCCAACGGCGCGGGCATGTCCACTCTGCTCAGCCTCGCGGGCGCGCTGGTGCATCCGACGCACGGCACGGTGGAGGTCCTCGGCCGCACGCTGGGGCGGGTGGATCTGCGGGAGCTGCGGTCGTTCGTGGGCCATGTCGACCCCCGGCATCCGCTGCGCTCCCCGCTGCGGGTGCGGGACGTGGTGCTCACCGGGCTGACCAACACCGTGGAGCCGGTCCCCCGCCGCCACACCACCCCCGAGCAGCGGGAGCGGGCCGACCGGCTGCTGACCACCCTCGGCATGGGCGGGAAGCTGGACGCGCGCTGGCCGACCCTGTCGCAGGGCCAGCGCGGCCGAGTCCTGATCGCCCGGGCGCTGATGCCCCTCCCCCGGCTGCTGCTGCTCGACGAACCGGCCACCGGCCTGGACCTGGCCGCCCGTGAGCAGTTGCTGGAGAGCCTGGACACCCTGCGCCGGGAACACCCCGGACTGGCCACCGTCCTGGTGACCCACCACCTGGAGGAGCTGCCCGCCAGTACCACCCACGCGATGCTGCTGCGGGAGGGCGAGTGCCTGAGCGCGGGGGAGGTCGACGCGGTCCTGACCACCGACGCCATCAGCAAGTGCTTCGACCACCCGGTGCACATCAGCCGCACCGACGGCCGCTGGGCCGCCCGGGCGCTGCGGCCGCCGTACCAGAGCACCACCGACCGGCCGGTTCGGTAA